Proteins from a single region of Xenopus laevis strain J_2021 chromosome 9_10S, Xenopus_laevis_v10.1, whole genome shotgun sequence:
- the tnrc6c.S gene encoding trinucleotide repeat-containing gene 6C protein isoform X4 — MEEKKKKKEEKKKKEGAQKKAAEQKTKVPEPNKNGSNQPQTAASSTSTCIVPNSNGKRASANGQQSAASRYLPREVPPRFRQQEQKQLLKRGQPLPAGTLAIGNPTQDTGQARVSPPPLQGTGAAPHTTKTHSDLSHSSLGDHYENSHWGLQPALRGETSCSWDKVIIDRTDKEAWPSITGTESEPASECTTDTDSASNCGSEKSSMATSAQGNFTGHTKKTNGNNGANGALIQSTSNQSALGAGGANGNGNLARVWGVAPGSSSGIVHCPVSGGDGKVDSMIGESRSHNCWGASNPNTGINLSPNANPAAWPVLGHEGTLGGGSPSSISSPVGAIGQNMGNQNGNSTGTVGAWRNLQLQESTEPQTSNSQNVSFSLQTQNLNTDGPNNTNHINSSPNLINAMQTNGLPNWGMAAGMGGIIPSHLQGLPDANGSVSQVNRTGGDRTGSSMLGLSQCGPSAGSCNLGFSQEGGDVISSALSSKQNGCAVQKDGSGVSAWDPGSPTSPGVLAWGRGRGNVGSMLLGPWSHTGHSTSNGVNGEWSKVSNQHSSNDINGKVSTGWDSPSVNMQNTVTLQESEQMNARAKTALSGTNANDRCNSAGNQNEGNGGDGPQGDNEMADHEHMQLPRQDLDPRVLSNTGWGQVPVKQNIAWEFEEFQRPDKKNVGKETWVGSNTQPSNSGGKSEGSIMNITNTSSVSCWMNTQPVSAPVNASWGDKTPNCPRGWGEHTSSTVVNAAAKSGHAWSASTNQEDKSPTWSEPHKSKPQGWTDGQKSNVSWTSTSGEWTDGPPVPPHMTDGKKNGTGWDSDSKPGSGWNENSRPGTSGWGNGTSTKNNSGTSWGEPLKAPPQNWANKPQDNNVTVWGGAASVKQNGSVWVGGPVPATPPAKQKDAGADPTGWVEPSPPSIRRKIEIDDGTSAWGDPSNSKCKTVNLWDKNNPVSQSVPAANTNSTATPTTPPNTNLVEPPPNHQPSARQNRSPLHGPGWGDLPPVNSKTEASWGEPPSPSAAVDNGTSAWGKPSNSTSGWGDGSVESPGTYGRTCAAAAPPLLCKPAPKSMQDGWGSNGEEAGLASQWEEDDGDMWNNAASQDSNSPCNSWGNGPKKGLSKVIKTPSKSDEVWIMSRLTKQLTDMGFPKDPAEEALKSNNMNLDQAMSALLEKKVEMDKRGLVLADYNVMISKHLSCRQPPISKESSMDRPTFLDKMQSGNLSMFGNSGATQARSMQQQQQPPVQPLNSSQPSLRAQVPQFLSPQVQAQLLQFAAKNIGLNPALLTSPINPQHMTMLNQLYQLQLAYQRLQLQQQMLQAQRNVSGPMRQQEQQVARTINNMQQQIQQHQRQLAQALLIKQQQPPPPHAPLHPPAGKSTLDIFSSHNPAPGLSDLHTKEQQSSPSTFPPYPLVAGMNPGMNVNNLDMAGSLSVKDSSQSQSRLPQWTHPNAMDSLTNAASPLDPTPGKPGALPGGLNIGPPGKSSLDDSYSRYDLLSNSDSPTSPPVPVSDSWSRAKSENEKISNGSSINWPPEFHPGVPWKGLQNIDPENDPDVTPGSVPTGPTINTTIQDVNRYLLKSGGKLSDIKSTWSSSPISHTQASLSRELWKVPRNTTAPSRPPPGLTNAKPSSAWGSNQLGWTSSYSSGSTWSTDSSGRTSSWLVLRNLTPQIDGCTLRTLCLQHGPLITFHLNLTQGNAVVRYSSKEEAAKAQKSLHMCVLGNTTILAEFAGEEEVNRFLAQGQQPPPTSSWQSNTGNSQPRLGSGGGSHTLVRSDAGHWNPLCLGSKGNNDLLWGGVPQYSSSLWGPTGTEDARIIRSPTPLNTLLPGDLLSGESI; from the exons tgccaGAACCAAATAAGAACGGTTCCAATCAGCCCCAAACTGCAGCTTCCAGTACTTCCACCTGCATTGTCCCAAATAGCAATGGCAAACGGGCATCTGCCAATGGCCAGCAGTCTGCTGCCTCACGTTACCTGCCCCGTGAGGTGCCACCACGCTTCCGTCAGCAAGAACAGAAGCAACTTTTAAAAAGAGGTCAGCCATTGCCTGCTGGGACATTGGCCATTGGTAACCCTACACAGGATACTGGACAAGCCAGGGTTAGCCCCCCTCCACTGCAAGGGACTGGTGCAGCCCCCCATACCACAAAGACCCACTCTG atCTCAGTCACAGTAGTTTGGGAGACCATTATGAAAATTCCCACTGGGGGCTGCAGCCTGCTCTCCGAGGTGAAACCAGTTGTAGCTGGGATAAAGTGATAATAGACAGGACTGACAAGGAAGCATGGCCTTCCATTACAGGAACTGAGAGTGAACCTGCCTCAGAATGTACTACCGACACTGACTCTGCCTCCAACTGTGGCTCAGAGAAAAGTAGCATGGCTACTAGTGCCCAAGGCAACTTCACTGGAcatacaaagaaaacaaatggcAATAATGGCGCCAATGGAGCACTCATCCAAAGCACTTCTAACCAGAGTGCCCTTGGAGCTGGTGGGGCAAACGGTAATGGGAACTTAGCCAGAGTTTGGGGTGTAGCTCCAGGCTCCAGCTCTGGCATTGTGCACTGCCCTGTCAGTGGTGGGGATGGCAAGGTGGACAGCATGATTGGGGAGAGCAGAAGTCATAACTGCTGGGGAGCTTCCAATCCAAATACTGGCATCAATCTTAGCCCTAATGCCAACCCAGCTGCCTGGCCTGTACTTGGACATGAAGGGACATTGGGAGGTGGGAGTCCTTCCAGCATTTCAAGTCCCGTTGGTGCCATTGGACAGAATATGGGCAACCAGAATGGAAATTCAACAGGTACCGTAGGTGCTTGGAGGAACCTGCAGTTACAAGAGAGCACAGAACCACAAACATCCAATTCTCAGAATGTGTCTTTCAGCTTACAAACTCAGAACCTTAACACTGATGGACCAAATAACACTAACCACATAAATTCTTCACCAAACCTTATTAATGCAATGCAGACAAATGGACTGCCGAACTGGGGGATGGCTGCTGGAATGGGGGGCATCATCCCATCCCACCTGCAAGGCCTTCCTGATGCTAATGGTTCAGTTTCTCAAGTCAACAGGACCGGAGGTGACCGCACAGGCAGCTCCATGTTGGGGTTATCACAGTGCGGCCCTTCTGCAGGAAGCTGCAATTTAGGCTTTAGTCAGGAGGGAGGAGATGTCATAAGCTCAGCATTAAGCTCTAAACAAAATGGCTGTGCTGTTCAGAAAGATGGCAGTGGAGTTAGTGCATGGGATCCGGGATCACCTACTAGCCCTGGAGTGCTGGCTTGGGGAAGAGGTAGAGGAAATGTAGGAAGCATGCTTCTTGGACCATGGAGTCATACTGGACATAGCACAAGTAATGGTGTAAATGGTGAGTGGAGTAAGGTCTCAAACCAGCATTCCAGCAATGACATCAATGGAAAAGTGTCAACAGGGTGGGATAGCCCAAGTGTTAACATGCAGAACACTGTTACTCTGCAGGAAAGTGAGCAAATGAATGCTAGGGCCAAAACTGCTTTATCTGGCACCAATGCTAATGACCGATGCAACAGTGCTGGAAATCAAAATGAAGGAAATGGAGGAGATGGTCCACAGGGAGATAATGAAATGGCAGATCATGAGCATATGCAGTTGCCAAGACAAGATCTTGACCCTCGAGTCCTTTCCAATACTGGCTGGGGACAAGTTCCAGTGAAACAAAATATTGCATGGGAATTTGAAGAATTTCAGCGTCCCGATAAGAAAAATGTTGGAAAGGAGACCTGGGTGGGTTCAAATACTCAGCCTTCAAACTCAGGGGGAAAGAGTGAAGGGTCCATCATGAACATTACCAATACCTCTTCAGTATCGTGTTGGATGAACACCCAACCTGTATCTGCTCCTGTAaatgcaagttggggtgataaaACACCAAATTGTCCCAGGGGGTGGGGGGAACACACAAGCTCTACTGTTGTCAATGCTGCTGCCAAAAGTGGTCACGCTTGGAGCGCGTCCACTAATCAGGAGGACAAATCGCCCACCTGGAGTGAGCCTCATAAGTCCAAACCCCAAGGATGGACTGATGGGCAAAAATCAAATGTGAGCTGGACTTCTACAAGTGGAGAATGGACTGATGGGCCACCTGTTCCACCACATATGACAGATGGAAAGAAAAACGGGACAGGGTGGGACTCTGACAGTAAGCCTGGATCTGGGTGGAATGAGAATTCACGGCCTGGGACCAGTGGATGGGGAAATGGCACAAGCACCAAGAATAATTCAGGAACAAGCTGGGGGGAGCCGCTAAAAGCTCCTCCGCAAAACTGGGCCAATAAACCCCAAGATAACAATGTAACTGTGTGGGGAGGAGCAGCATCTGTAAAGCAGAATGGATCTGTATGGGTTGGTGGACCAGTGCCAGCAACACCACCAGCCAAACAAAAGGATGCTGGAGCTGATCCCACAGGCTGGGTAGAGCCCTCTCCACCATCTATACGCCGTAAAATAGAAATAGATGATGGTACCTCAGCTTGGGGTGACCCAAGCAATTCTAAATGTAAAACTGTAAACCTGTGGGATAAGAATAATCCTGTATCTCAGTCTGTCCCTGCAGCAAACACCAACTCCACCGCCACTCCCACCACCCCCCCAAATACCAATTTGGTCGAACCTCCACCAAATCATCAGCCAAGTGCCCGGCAGAACCGATCCCCACTGCACGGTCCAG GCTGGGGAGATTTGCCTCCTGTTAACTCAAAGACTGAAGCCTCCTGGGGAGAGCCCCCATCCCCGTCTGCTGCTGTTGACAATGGCACTTCGGCATGGGGGAAGCCCTCCAACAGCACTTCAGGGTGGGGGGATGGCTCTGTGGAATCTCCTGGAACATATGGAAGGACATgtgctgctgctgccccccccttgCTGTGCAAACCAG CTCCCAAATCTATGCAAGATGGCTGGGGTAGTAATGGAGAGGAGGCTGGCCTCGCTAGCCAGTGGGAAGAAGATGACGGAGACATGTGGAATAATGCTGCTTCTCAAGACAGTAATTCTCCCTGCAACTCCTGGGGCAATGGCCCCAAAAAAGGACTTTCAAAG GTCATAAAGACTCCAAGCAAGTCCGACGAGGTCTGGATCATGTCCCGACTGACTAAACAGCTCACTGATATGGGCTTCCCG AAAGATCCTGCTGAAGAGGCCTTGAAAAGTAACAATATGAATCTTGACCAGGCCATGA GTGCTCTCCTGGAAAAGAAGGTGGAAATGGACAAACGTGGATTAGTATTGGCAGACTATAATGTGATGATCTCCAAGCACCTGAGCTGCCGCCAGCCACCAATCTCCAAAGAGTCTTCCATGGACCGCCCCACTTTCCTTGACAAG ATGCAGAGTGGCAATCTGAGTATGTTTGGCAAtagtggagcaacacaagccagGTCcatgcagcagcaacagcagccaCCAGTGCAACCTCTCAACTCATCCCAGCCTAGTCTTCGTGCTCAAGTGCCTCAGTTCTTATCCCCTCAG GTTCAAGCACAGCTTTTGCAGTTTGCAGCAAAAAACATTGGTCTCAACCCTGCACTATTAACTTCgccaattaatcctcagcatatGACCATGTTGAACCAGCTCTATCAGCTGCAGCTG GCGTATCAGCGTTTACAACTCCAGCAGCAGATGTTACAGGCTCAGCGCAATGTTTCCGGACCCATGAGACAACAGGAGCAGCAA GTGGCGCGCACAATCAATAACATGCAGCAGCAGATACAACAGCATCAACGGCAACTGGCCCAGGCACTGCTTATAAAGCAGCAGCAGCCTCCCCCTCCACATGCTCCTTTGCACCCACCAGCAGGCAAGTCTACGCTGGACATTTTCTCATCCCATAACCCGgcccccggcctgtctgaccttcaCACCAAAGAGCAGCAGTCTTCACCCAGCACCTTCCCCCCATACCCACTTG TGGCTGGAATGAACCCGGGCATGAATGTAAACAACTTGGACATGGCAGGCAGCTTGTCTGTGAAGGATTCATCTCAGTCCCAGTCTCGCCTGCCACAATGGACTCACCCCAATGCCATGGACAGCCTGACAAATGCTGCTTCTCCCCTTGACCCCACCCCTGGCAAGCCTG GTGCCCTTCCTGGTGGTCTGAACATTGGTCCTCCTGGAAAGTCCTCTCTAGATGACTCCTACAGTCGGTACGATCTCCTTTCTAACAGTGATTCACCAACTAGCCCTCCTGTACCCGTTTCTGACAGTTGGTCACGTGCCAAATCTGAGAATGAAAAAATCTCCAATGGATCCAGCATCAACTGGCCTCCTG AATTTCATCCTGGAGTACCCTGGAAAGGACTGCAGAATATCGACCCAGAAAATGATCCTGATGTGACTCCTGGGAGCGTTCCTACAGGCCCTACCATCAACACCACCATCCAGGATGTCAATCGCTATCTGCTCAAGAGTGGAG GTAAACTGTCTGATATCAAGTCCACGTGGTCATCCAGCCCCATATCCCACACTCAAGCGTCGCTGTCTCGTGAGCTTTGGAAAGTACCAAGAAACACTACAGCCCCATCCAGACCTCCTCCCGGACTGACAAATGCCAAACCCTCCTCTGCCTGGGGTTCAAACCAACTGGGCTGGACAAGCTCCTATTCCTCTG GTTCCACTTGGAGTACTGACAGCTCAGGAAGAACCAGCAGCTGGCTGGTCTTACGCAACTTAACCCCACAG ATTGATGGCTGTACCCTTAGGACACTGTGTCTGCAGCACGGCCCTCTGATAACATTCCATCTGAACCTCACTCAAGGCAATGCTGTGGTCAGATACAGCTCCAAGGAAGAAGCCGCCAAAGCTCAGAAGTCACTTCATAT GTGTGTTCTGGGTAACACTACTATC